GCCCCGCCCATCAGCACGATCCGGTCGATCTTCTCCACAATCCGCGGTTCCTTGACCAGCGCCATGGCGATATTGGTCAGCGGACCCGTGGGCACCAGCGTGATTTCATGGGCACCAGCGGCCATACAAGTTTCAATGATGAAATCGACGCCGTGTTGTTCCTGCAACGGCATAGCCGGTTCATAGACGTCGATCCCGTTAATGCCCGTGCCGCCATGCACCACTTCTGCCGTAATCAGGTCATTGACCATGGGGCGGTCACATCCGGCGAAGACCTTCATATCGGGGCGACCGGCCAATTCGCAGATGATCCGGGCGTTGCGCTGTGTCAGGGACAGCGGCACATTGCCCGACAGGGTGGTAATCCCGCGCACATCCAGCTCATCCGGCGACGCCAGCGCCAGAAGCAGGGCCAGTGCATCATCCTGGCCCGGATCGCAATCCATGATAATCGGTAAGGCAGCCATTCTTCCCCCTGGTGCTTCCAATGCATTCCCTTGTGCTTACAAAGGAATACAGGGCCCGAAGGCCCTGCACCAGTGCAGAATGGTTTATTGGTTGTGTACCCGGCGGATCAGATTGGCGAGACGCTCGATCCCCTCGCGGATGCGTGCCGGATCGCCTGCAGAAAAGCTGAGGCGGCAGGTATTTTCACCGGACTTGTCGCAGAAGAAGGCCTGCCCCGGAACGAAGGCAACCTTTTCCTCTTCAAGCGCACGCTCCAGCAGGGCGCGGCTGTCGATACCGTCCGGCAGGGTCAGCCAGACAAACATACCGCCCTTGGGCCGGGTGAAGGACACGCTGTCCGGCATGAAATCTTCCAGCGCCCGCAGCATGGCGTCGCGCTTCGTGCGATAGGTATCGCGCACCGTATCAATGTGACCCGGGAAGGTCTTCTCGACCGCGCGCAGCGCAACCGCCTGGTTGATGGTTGCCACATGCAGGTCGCTGGCCTGCTTGAGCAGCACCAGTTTTTCAATCAAGGGACGCGGCGCGGTGACCCAGCCGACGCGTAGCGCAGGCACCAGTGTCTTGGAGAAGGTGCCAAGCTGAACCACCGTTCCGGCATCCTCATCCTGCCTGCCAGCCTCATCCAGCGCCAGAAGTGACGGCAAGGCCTCCCCTTCGTAGGACAGCTTGCAGTAGGCAGCATCCTCAATAATGACCGCACCATAACGTTGCGCCAGTTCCAGCACGGCCTGACGGCGCGCCAGGGAATAGCTGAGCCCGGTCGGGTTCTGGAAATCCGGCGCAAGATAGGCGATACGCGCACCGGCCTCGAAAGCGGCCTCGAGATCGGCGAGGACCACGCCCTCGTCGTCCATGGTGACGCCGATGTAATCCGGATGACGCGTGGAAAAGGCCTGCATGGCCCCGAGGTAGCTGGGTTTCTCAACGACCAGCTTGGTGCCCTGTTCCAGCAGCAACCGCGCCAGCATGTCCAGCCCCTGCTGGGCACCATTGGTAATCAGGATATTGTCGATGGTGCGCTCTGCGCCTTCCTTCGCCAGATCGGCAGCAATCCACTGGCGCAGGGCGGGCATCCCTTCGCTGATCGAATATTGCAGGGCACCACGCCCGGCAACATCATCAGCCATCAGGTCTGCATAAACCTCACTCAATTCCCCCAGGGGAAACAATTTGGGATCGGGCACACCACCTGCAAAGGAAATCACCTCCGGCCGTTCCGCCACCTTCAGAAGGTCACGAATTTCAGACGCTGTTAAAGCGCGGGCATCCTTTGCGATCAAATTGTTCCAGGAGACATGCATCATCGCCCCAATCCTCAAAAAACGTGTAGGTCAGTATTATTGACACGATATGGTCAGCAAAACTGCCCTAAGTCAAGTTTGTTTATTTTCAGGAGTTAAATTTGAAATAATATTTCAATATTTGTTGAACATATTTCAAAAAGAAAGGGAGGAGCCAAAATGGCCCCTCCCTCACCGGAATAGATTTTGATTCTGTTTTAGCCGATTGGCCGGGTAACAGCCTCCAGCCACTGACGGGTCTTGTCATCCACCAGGGGGCCGATTTCGTCATGCACGCGGGCATGATAAGTGTTCAGCCAATCCAGTTCCTGCCCAGTCATCAGGCTGGGGTCGATCAGGCGGCGGTCGATGGGGGCAAGGGTGATGGTCTCGAAACCGAACAGGCGCTTGCCCGGCTCTTCCCCCTCACCCAGGTCGCGGACAATCACGAGGTTCTCGATCCGAATGCCGTATTCCTCCGGCTTGTAATAGCCCGGCTCGTTGGACAGGATCATCCCCGGCTTCAACGGCACGGCGCTGCCCGCCGGGCCGATACGCTGCGGCCCCTCATGGACGTTGAGATAGCTGCCGACGCCATGACCCGTGCCATGGTCGAAGTCCAGCCCCCGTTGCCACAGCGGCGCACGGGCCAATGCATCAAGCCGCTGCCCGGACACGCCTTCCGGCCAACGTGCGCAGGCAATCGCGATATGGCCTTTCAGCACCAGTGTGAAACGTTCCTTCATTTCATCCGAAGCCGTGCCCACCGGCATTGTCCGCGTAATGTCGGTCGTACCGTCAGGATATTGCGCCCCGGAATCCACCAACAACAGACTGTCCATATCAAGTGGCCGGTTGGTCTTTTCGGTCACGCGATAATGCATGATCGCGCCATTGGGGCCACTGCCTGCAATGGTATCAAAGCTGTTATCCCGAAGGCTCGCGTCTTCCTCCCGGAACTCGTGAAGCTTGGCGACGATATCAAGCTCTGCCAGATTACCTTTCGGCGCTTCTTCATCCAGCCATGCCAGGAACTTGCAAACTGCCGCGCCGTCGCGTTTATGGGCCGCGCGGGAACCGTCCAGTTCCACCTCGTTCTTGCAGGCCCGCGGCATGGAACAGGGATCGTCCCCCTTCACGACCTTGGCACCACCAGCCGCCAGCCGTTCAAAAACAAAGCTTGCCGTGCAGGTGGGGTCCGCCAGAACCGTCTTGCCGGACAGGCCTTCCAGGACGGACGCGAATTGCCCCTGGTCCTGGACAGAGACCGCATTACCCAGATGTTTTTCCAGGCCCGGCGCCATCTTGCGCTTGTCGATGAACAATTCCACGCCGCCGTCGTTATGCAGGATGGCGAAGCTGAGCGGCAGCGGACAGTTACGCACATCCGTGCCCCGGATATTCAACAACCAGGCAACGCTGTCGCTGGCGGTGATCACAGCAGCATCGACGCCATCACCTTTGAGGGTTTCCGCCAGACGCTCACGTTTGCTTTGTGCGGTCTCTCCCGCATAGTCGATATCATGGGCATGAACCACGGATACCGGTGCTTCCGGCTGGTCATCCCAGACCGCGTCAATCAGGTTGTGATCGACAGCAACCAGATCGGCGCCAATCGCTTCTACCGCCTGGCGCAGGTTCTCCACGGCACGCGGCGTATGCAGCCAGGGGTCATAGGCAATCCGGTCACCCTTCCCGAAGGTTTCTTTGATCCAGTCGGTCGCCGGTTCCTGGGTGATATGGCGATAATCGAACAGCGCCGCATCCGTCTGGTTGCGGACCTGCAGAACATAACGCCCGTCCACAAAAATCGCGGCTTTCTCCAGGCCGATGATCGCCAATCCCGCAGAACCGGAAAAACCGGTCAGCCACAGCAACCGATCCGCCCGTTCGGAAACATATTCGCCCTGATACTCGTCCGTGCGCGGCACCAGAAAGGCATCGACATTCTGGCTTTTCATATGGGCGCGCAAGGCCACCAGGCGTTCCGCCGGGGCCGGGCCGTCGGTAAAGCCGGGGTCAGTATCATTGGCAACAGCGTCCCGCAGGGCGGCCAGTTGCTGCTTCAACTCCTCCCCGGCGTCGGGGACGACAAGATCCATCCAGACCTGACCGTTATCGGGTGCCGCCAGGGTCCCTTTGACCAACGAACGCACCTCATCCACCGACAGGGTCGAACCGGAATTTTGCAAAAGCGCGGCCAGCGCTTGATCACCGTTATAGGTCACCGACTTTCCTCATCTGTTTCGTGATATATCACGTTTGTTATTTGGGGTTTGAAATTCAAAAAAACAAGACGAATGCGACTTCGAAAATCGACAAAACGTCATGCGCAAAATGCATACCCCACATGCAAATTCAACGCTTACCAACCAATAAAAAAGGGATCATATGGGCGCTGTAGAACGCATTACAGCAAAGCATCGAACACCGCCTGTTACAAGGCGCTATTTAGAAAGGTTACTGCCATGTCCGCACAGACCCTGCATGTTTCCGGTATTGCCCCGGCACATCGTTCCCTGTGGGATGTTTTCACCAGCATGTTCGCCTCCGTGAAGGGGGCTGCGGGCAACCGTAGTGCATATCATGGTTTGAAAGCCTGGCAGATGACCGATCTTGGCCTGAACGACGTGAAGACCATGGCTGCGAACAATGGCGAAACCTCCGCCATGCGCGCCATCCGCATCGCCGGTGCCGACCAGGCAGCACTGGCTGCGCTGTCCCACAAGTTCTAAGGCCGTAAAAGACGACCAAAGACTTTGCTGACAAGTGAAACGGGGTTGCGATTTTCGCAACCCCGTTTCCGTTCCGCCTTCCAGATCATACCGGGTACCACCCGTGCCCGGTATCAGCGGCCCGCCATCTCACCTCCCCCAACGGCGGGCCGCATTCTTTCCGCACAGACCTCCCGCACGCAGCCGCGCAGCCAACGATGCGCCGGGTCGGCATCCATACGCGGGTGCCAGAGCAGCGAGATAGTGATTTCCGGTGGTGGAAATGGCAGTTGAAAACTGAACAGGCCTTGGCGCAAATTGCCGGTGTATTCTTCGGGAACGCAGGCAATCAAATCCGATGACCGCACAAACGCCAAAGCCTCAGAATAGCTGCTGACCACCGTCGCGACCTCCCTCTCCAGGCCCAACTCAGCCAAGGATGCATCGGCTGCCTCCCGGTCGAGCCCCCTCCGGGAGACAAGAACATGCCGTTCGGCAGCATAGCGTTCCGCTGTTATGTCACCATTGCGAAACGGATGGCCCTCGCGCACCACACCGATGAAGCGGTCCCGGAACAGGGCCTGGCTGCGCAATTCCGGCCCCATCGTCCCACCGACAACCCCTGTTTCAAGATCCACACGACCGTCACGCAGGGCGTTGCTTTCCTTGTCCGGCTTCAAGACAAAGCGCAGGCGCACTCCCGGTGCCTCGTCTGCAATTCGCGCAAGAAGGTCCGGCCCGAAGTTTTCAACGAATCCTTCCCTGTTCCTGAAAGTGAACGTCCGTTTGAGCCGTTTCAGATCAAGATTTTCAGCAGGACGCAAAACGGCCTCAACCTCTTCGACAAGCGGCCCTATGCGCTCACGCAGTTCGAGCGCCCGCGGCGTCGGTACAAGTCCTCGCCCAGCCCGGACCAGCAAAGGGTCACCGGTCGTCGCCCGCAGCCGCGCCAAGGCACGGCTCATTGCCGACGGGCTCAGGCGCAGTCTCCTGGCCGCACCAGCCACACTGCCTTCGGTCAGCAGGGCATCAAGAGTGATAAGCAGGTTCAGGTCGGGATGTGTCATAAATCGATCATAGCAGGATGCAAGCCACAGAACATAGCGTCATATGCAATAATTAAGTGCAAATGCTGCGTCTTCCGCCATGGCCTGTTCGACACTAGGTTTTCGACAGCTCCATTTCCGGAGCAGCCAAAAGCCGGAGGTCATCATGACATCACCCAATATTCACCCGGACACACCAGGCCTTTCCGCACGCTGGACGATTGCCACTCTCGCCTTATCGACGCTGCTTTCGTCCCTGGGGGTCAGCATCCCCAATGTCGCCCTTCCAACACTGACCCGGGCCTTCGACGTCCCTTTCCAGGACGTTCAATGGGTGATCATCGGTTATCTCCTCGCGATTACCGTGATGATTGTCTCGGTCGGACGACTGGGCGACATCTTCGGGCACCGACGGATATTGCTGGCCGGTATATCCCTGTTCACGCTGGCCTCCGCCCTATGCGGCATTGCCCCCACGCTCTCGATGCTGGTCGCCGCCCGTGCCTTGCAGGGCCTTGGTGCGGCGGTCCTGATGGCACTGACCGTGGCCCTGGTCCGCGAAACAGTTCCGGCGGAACGCACCGGCAGTGCCATGGGAATGCTGGGCAGCATGTCGGCAATCGGCACGGCACTCGGGCCGTCGCTTGGCGGTATCCTGCTCGACGGGCCCGGTTGGCGTGCAATCTTTCTCATCATGGTGCCGCTGGGCCTTCTAAATTTCCTGCTCGCCCGTCGCAGTCTTCCTACACAGGCAGAGCCGGTAAAGTCCGGCAAACACGGCATTGATGTTCCCGGCACTATCTTGCTGGGTCTGACGCTTGCCGCCTACGCACTATCAGTAACGCTGGGTGACGGGCAGTTCGGACGCCTTAATCTGGGCCTGTTGCTGGCTGCGGCATTGGGCGCAGGGCTCTTTATTCTGGTACAGGCCAAAGTCAGGTTCCCGCTAATTCGCCCCGCAGCCTTCCGCGACATAAGTCTGAATGCCAGCCTGATCATGAATGCGCTCGTCGCAACGGTGATGCTTGCAACATTGGTGGTTGGGCCGTTTTATCTGTCGCGTGCCTTGGGCCTTGATGCGGCAGTGGTCGGACTGACCATGTCCGTTGGTCCGGCGATCTCTGCCCTGAGCGGCATTCCGGCAGGTCGGATCGTCGACCGGTTGGGCGCTCCCACCATCGTCATCCTCGGCCTTACCCAGATGACATTGGGAACAGCCGCACTGGCCAGCCTGCCCGCTTTCTTCGGCATCGCAGGGTATATTGCGGCGATCGCCATCCTGACGCCAGGCTATCAACTGTTTTTGACTGCCAACAACACCGCCGTCATGATGGACGTAGAACAAAGCCAACGTGGTGTTATATCCGGCATGCTGACCCTGTCGCGGAATTTAGGATTTATTACCGGCGCGTCGGTCATGGGGGCTGTTTTCGCCTTCGCATCCGGCACAAACAATGTCACCGATGCCGCGCCCGAGGCCCTCTCTCATGGTATGCAGGTCACATTCGCTATGGCCGCCACCCTGATCCTGATCGCACTCATCATTGCGGCCCTGCGCGTCGTAATAACGCGTGAGGCAGGGACCTCCAAAGCGCAGTGAGACAGTTTGCAATTGGTTTAATGCGACGAACGGGAT
The Aestuariispira ectoiniformans genome window above contains:
- a CDS encoding aminotransferase-like domain-containing protein, with translation MMHVSWNNLIAKDARALTASEIRDLLKVAERPEVISFAGGVPDPKLFPLGELSEVYADLMADDVAGRGALQYSISEGMPALRQWIAADLAKEGAERTIDNILITNGAQQGLDMLARLLLEQGTKLVVEKPSYLGAMQAFSTRHPDYIGVTMDDEGVVLADLEAAFEAGARIAYLAPDFQNPTGLSYSLARRQAVLELAQRYGAVIIEDAAYCKLSYEGEALPSLLALDEAGRQDEDAGTVVQLGTFSKTLVPALRVGWVTAPRPLIEKLVLLKQASDLHVATINQAVALRAVEKTFPGHIDTVRDTYRTKRDAMLRALEDFMPDSVSFTRPKGGMFVWLTLPDGIDSRALLERALEEEKVAFVPGQAFFCDKSGENTCRLSFSAGDPARIREGIERLANLIRRVHNQ
- a CDS encoding aminopeptidase P family protein; its protein translation is MTYNGDQALAALLQNSGSTLSVDEVRSLVKGTLAAPDNGQVWMDLVVPDAGEELKQQLAALRDAVANDTDPGFTDGPAPAERLVALRAHMKSQNVDAFLVPRTDEYQGEYVSERADRLLWLTGFSGSAGLAIIGLEKAAIFVDGRYVLQVRNQTDAALFDYRHITQEPATDWIKETFGKGDRIAYDPWLHTPRAVENLRQAVEAIGADLVAVDHNLIDAVWDDQPEAPVSVVHAHDIDYAGETAQSKRERLAETLKGDGVDAAVITASDSVAWLLNIRGTDVRNCPLPLSFAILHNDGGVELFIDKRKMAPGLEKHLGNAVSVQDQGQFASVLEGLSGKTVLADPTCTASFVFERLAAGGAKVVKGDDPCSMPRACKNEVELDGSRAAHKRDGAAVCKFLAWLDEEAPKGNLAELDIVAKLHEFREEDASLRDNSFDTIAGSGPNGAIMHYRVTEKTNRPLDMDSLLLVDSGAQYPDGTTDITRTMPVGTASDEMKERFTLVLKGHIAIACARWPEGVSGQRLDALARAPLWQRGLDFDHGTGHGVGSYLNVHEGPQRIGPAGSAVPLKPGMILSNEPGYYKPEEYGIRIENLVIVRDLGEGEEPGKRLFGFETITLAPIDRRLIDPSLMTGQELDWLNTYHARVHDEIGPLVDDKTRQWLEAVTRPIG
- a CDS encoding LysR family transcriptional regulator yields the protein MTHPDLNLLITLDALLTEGSVAGAARRLRLSPSAMSRALARLRATTGDPLLVRAGRGLVPTPRALELRERIGPLVEEVEAVLRPAENLDLKRLKRTFTFRNREGFVENFGPDLLARIADEAPGVRLRFVLKPDKESNALRDGRVDLETGVVGGTMGPELRSQALFRDRFIGVVREGHPFRNGDITAERYAAERHVLVSRRGLDREAADASLAELGLEREVATVVSSYSEALAFVRSSDLIACVPEEYTGNLRQGLFSFQLPFPPPEITISLLWHPRMDADPAHRWLRGCVREVCAERMRPAVGGGEMAGR
- a CDS encoding MFS transporter → MTSPNIHPDTPGLSARWTIATLALSTLLSSLGVSIPNVALPTLTRAFDVPFQDVQWVIIGYLLAITVMIVSVGRLGDIFGHRRILLAGISLFTLASALCGIAPTLSMLVAARALQGLGAAVLMALTVALVRETVPAERTGSAMGMLGSMSAIGTALGPSLGGILLDGPGWRAIFLIMVPLGLLNFLLARRSLPTQAEPVKSGKHGIDVPGTILLGLTLAAYALSVTLGDGQFGRLNLGLLLAAALGAGLFILVQAKVRFPLIRPAAFRDISLNASLIMNALVATVMLATLVVGPFYLSRALGLDAAVVGLTMSVGPAISALSGIPAGRIVDRLGAPTIVILGLTQMTLGTAALASLPAFFGIAGYIAAIAILTPGYQLFLTANNTAVMMDVEQSQRGVISGMLTLSRNLGFITGASVMGAVFAFASGTNNVTDAAPEALSHGMQVTFAMAATLILIALIIAALRVVITREAGTSKAQ